In a single window of the Acyrthosiphon pisum isolate AL4f chromosome X, pea_aphid_22Mar2018_4r6ur, whole genome shotgun sequence genome:
- the LOC100166596 gene encoding SLIT and NTRK-like protein 5, translating to MFATNRVSATWALTILAVTAMIRAHCPSNCSCDDDTLVVLCKEGNLDVIPITLNPSIQRLMLMYNRIKIVDASFQFYGALQYVDISHNHLVNIPNKGFEAQEKLVELHLNHNKISSINNKTFIGLASLTILNLRGNYLEDLPDRLFAALPKLEELDLGANRITRIDPASFQGLTRLRVLYLDDNQLRAIPTPAFKFLGNLAEMRIGLNAFTTLDDDCFAGLGRLSVLELTGAALINISTNAFKGLTVLRRLVLTDNRLSAIPTKQLSDLNRLEDLCVGQNDFVTIEPNAFKGLANLRSIDVSGASQLSVIKKGVFNDNLNLETINFSSNKQLATIENGAFMGLPNLRNLIMRNNAFTSFAEAMVTWQELQQIDLTENPLVCECSVLWLKELLARRNTSHVNCASPAPLKDKPLNSLGSDDLSCAKYYTRQQAIVGAVFGCTVAFIALMLLLAYRFRKRLHHSLKKTFWNKETVNRKDLEYQKTFSDDEFIVRNTNTQHHTGPHGHQPQQQQQQQQQHHHHHQPQHHNSQQHNQHHGGVQHHSQPQQHKQQHHHLQNFQQHIQQQQHQHHSNDHHMMMMMAPAPPPPPPPPLHHGTYSHHNQHLYQPQQPRHQNTMPHRNDKPIPVTEL from the coding sequence ATGTTTGCGACCAACCGCGTCTCGGCCACGTGGGCCCTCACGATATTGGCCGTGACAGCGATGATACGGGCCCACTGCCCGTCAAACTGCTCATGTGACGACGATACGCTGGTGGTGCTATGCAAAGAGGGCAATCTGGACGTGATCCCGATCACACTGAACCCGTCCATACAGAGACTGATGCTCATGTATAACCGCATCAAGATCGTGGACGCATCGTTTCAGTTTTACGGAGCACTGCAGTATGTGGATATATCGCACAACCACCTGGTGAACATACCCAACAAAGGGTTCGAAGCCCAAGAGAAGCTCGTTGAGCTCCACCTAAATCACAATAAGATCTCGTCAATCAACAACAAGACGTTCATCGGGTTGGCGTCACTAACCATACTGAACCTGCGTGGCAACTATCTAGAAGACCTGCCCGATCGGCTGTTCGCAGCACTGCCCAAACTCGAAGAACTTGACTTGGGCGCCAACCGTATCACCCGCATCGATCCGGCCTCGTTCCAGGGCCTAACCCGACTTCGGGTTCTGTATTTGGATGACAACCAGCTCCGAGCCATACCCACGCCCGCATTCAAATTCCTAGGCAACCTTGCTGAGATGCGCATCGGCCTGAACGCGTTCACCACGCTGGACGATGACTGTTTTGCGGGGCTTGGCCGGCTGTCCGTGCTCGAGCTTACCGGCGCGGCGTTGATCAACATCAGTACCAATGCTTTCAAAGGACTAACCGTGCTCAGGCGACTGGTGTTAACGGACAACCGGTTGTCGGCCATACCCACCAAACAGCTGTCTGACCTGAATCGGTTGGAAGACCTGTGTGTGGGCCAGAACGACTTTGTGACGATTGAACCAAACGCGTTCAAAGGGCTAGCAAACTTGCGATCGATTGACGTATCAGGCGCGTCCCAGCTATCCGTCATAAAGAAAGGTGTGTTCAACGACAACCTCAACCTAGAAACCATAAACTTTAGTAGCAACAAACAGCTAGCGACCATTGAAAACGGTGCGTTTATGGGGCTACCCAACCTCCGGAACCTGATCATGCGCAACAACGCATTCACATCATTTGCCGAGGCGATGGTCACATGGCAAGAATTGCAGCAGATCGACTTGACCGAGAACCCACTGGTGTGCGAGTGTTCAGTGCTGTGGCTCAAGGAGCTGCTGGCCCGCCGCAACACCAGCCATGTGAACTGTGCCAGCCCGGCACCGCTCAAGGACAAGCCGCTCAACTCTCTTGGGTCCGATGACCTGTCATGCGCCAAGTACTACACCAGGCAGCAGGCCATCGTGGGTGCAGTGTTCGGGTGCACCGTAGCGTTCATAGCGCTCATGTTGCTGTTGGCGTACCGGTTCCGGAAGCGTCTGCACCATTCACTGAAGAAGACGTTCTGGAACAAGGAGACGGTAAACCGAAAGGACCTAGAGTACCAGAAGACGTTCTCGGACGATGAATTCATCGTCCGGAACACAAACACGCAACATCACACTGGTCCACACGGACACcaaccacaacaacaacaacagcaacaacaacaacaccatcaccaccaccagCCCCAACACCATAACTCGCAGCAGCACAACCAGCACCATGGTGGCGTTCAGCATCACAGTCAGCCACAGCAGCACAAGCAGCAGCATCACCACCTCCAGAACTTTCAGCAGCACATCCAGCAGCAGCAGCATCAGCACCATAGCAACGACCATcacatgatgatgatgatggcaCCGGCaccaccacctccaccaccgccaccactgCACCACGGCACTTACAGCCATCACAACCAACACCTTTACCAGCCACAGCAACCACGCCACCAGAACACAATGCCGCACCGCAACGACAAGCCGATACCGGTCACGGAACTGTAG